Proteins encoded by one window of Pseudonocardia sp. HH130629-09:
- a CDS encoding ABC transporter substrate-binding protein, translating into MSRRPDPRPVPAGAGDQPAAARSAASRRSARSTAARVSRVAAVLPVAVVALLLAGCGGSAAPAPQTPADRPAVSRDVAPLEPALSVTDPRGTTVTVPAPPKRIVCLTGLCDDMVVELGLTPAGTSTPALLENPVLLGDRAAQVPTVKGSFGSEDVESIAALRPDLVIGLGGVHEPLRAAIERFAPLWLVQPTTWEESVGYLRNLGSLTGRTAEATAGEQRFRTSLADGVEQARATGQADRKVLLMYGSADTIGVDTTDTVNGNLLATLYDYPFVPRGADVETASTYSVEEILAQAPDVVFAFSLLFSSADRTLTDQLADNPVWQQVPAVQARQVHEMDPRLWGSGRGTRSLGAMVEQSLAVVPGR; encoded by the coding sequence ATGAGCCGCCGCCCGGACCCCCGTCCCGTGCCCGCCGGTGCGGGCGACCAGCCCGCCGCGGCCCGATCCGCCGCCTCGCGCCGATCCGCCCGGTCCACCGCGGCCCGGGTCTCCCGCGTCGCCGCGGTGCTGCCGGTCGCGGTGGTCGCGCTGCTGCTCGCCGGCTGCGGCGGGTCGGCCGCGCCCGCCCCGCAGACGCCCGCCGACCGGCCCGCCGTCAGCCGCGACGTCGCTCCGCTGGAGCCCGCGCTGTCGGTGACCGACCCCCGCGGCACCACCGTCACGGTGCCGGCCCCGCCGAAGCGCATCGTCTGTCTGACCGGCCTGTGCGACGACATGGTCGTCGAGCTGGGCCTCACCCCGGCCGGGACCTCCACCCCGGCCCTGCTGGAGAACCCCGTGCTGCTCGGTGACCGCGCCGCGCAGGTCCCGACGGTGAAGGGCAGCTTCGGCAGCGAGGACGTCGAGTCCATCGCCGCGCTGCGTCCCGACCTCGTGATCGGGCTCGGCGGTGTGCACGAGCCGCTGCGCGCGGCGATCGAGCGGTTCGCCCCGCTCTGGCTGGTGCAGCCCACCACCTGGGAGGAGTCGGTCGGCTACCTGAGGAACCTGGGGTCGCTGACCGGCCGCACCGCCGAGGCCACCGCCGGGGAGCAGCGCTTCCGCACCAGCCTGGCCGACGGCGTCGAGCAGGCCCGCGCCACCGGCCAGGCCGACCGGAAGGTGCTGCTGATGTACGGCAGCGCCGACACGATCGGCGTCGACACCACCGACACCGTCAACGGGAACCTGCTCGCGACGCTCTACGACTACCCGTTCGTCCCGCGTGGCGCCGACGTCGAGACCGCCAGCACCTACAGCGTCGAGGAGATCCTCGCCCAGGCCCCGGACGTCGTGTTCGCGTTCTCGCTGCTGTTCTCCTCCGCCGACCGCACCCTCACCGACCAGCTCGCCGACAACCCGGTCTGGCAGCAGGTCCCGGCCGTGCAGGCACGCCAGGTGCACGAGATGGACCCGCGGCTGTGGGGCAGCGGGCGTGGCACCCGCAGCCTCGGTGCGATGGTCGAGCAGTCGCTGGCCGTGGTCCCCGGGCGGTGA
- the galE gene encoding UDP-glucose 4-epimerase GalE, translated as MKLLVTGGAGYVGSVCAAHLLDAGHEVVVLDDLSTGHRDAVPAGAEFVEGELGARAGEVLGRGGFDGVLHYAARSLVGESVEQPEKYWDGNVVASFRLLEAVREHAVPRLVFSSTAATYGEPEQVPIPETAPTRPTNPYGASKLAIDHMITSYARAHGLAATSLRYFNVAGAHLSGDTPLGERHAVETHLIPLVLQVAAGTRESISVYGDDWPTPDGSCVRDYIHVDDLAEAHLLALTHAVAGRHDIYNLGSGQGFSVLEVVQACRTVTGHPIPAVVAPRRAGDPAVLVASSEQAAQQLGWKPSRTAIAEIVADAWEFARSR; from the coding sequence GTGAAGCTGCTCGTCACCGGCGGCGCGGGTTACGTGGGCAGCGTGTGCGCCGCACACCTGCTCGACGCCGGCCACGAGGTCGTCGTGCTCGACGACCTGTCCACCGGCCACCGCGACGCCGTGCCCGCGGGGGCGGAGTTCGTCGAGGGTGAGCTCGGCGCCCGCGCCGGGGAGGTCCTGGGCCGCGGCGGGTTCGACGGCGTGCTGCACTACGCCGCCCGCTCGCTGGTCGGGGAGTCCGTCGAGCAACCCGAGAAGTACTGGGACGGCAACGTCGTGGCCTCGTTCCGGCTGCTGGAGGCCGTCCGGGAGCACGCGGTGCCGCGGCTGGTGTTCTCCTCCACCGCGGCCACCTACGGCGAGCCGGAGCAGGTCCCGATCCCGGAGACCGCGCCGACCCGGCCGACCAACCCCTACGGGGCGAGCAAGCTCGCGATCGACCACATGATCACCTCCTATGCGCGGGCGCACGGCCTGGCCGCGACGAGCCTGCGGTACTTCAACGTGGCCGGGGCGCACCTGTCCGGTGACACCCCGCTCGGGGAGCGGCACGCGGTCGAGACCCATCTGATCCCGCTGGTCCTGCAGGTCGCCGCGGGCACCCGGGAGTCGATCTCGGTCTACGGCGACGACTGGCCCACCCCCGACGGCTCCTGTGTGCGCGACTACATCCACGTCGACGACCTCGCCGAGGCCCACCTGCTCGCCCTGACCCATGCCGTCGCGGGCCGGCACGACATCTACAACCTCGGCAGCGGTCAGGGGTTCTCCGTGCTCGAGGTCGTGCAGGCCTGCCGCACGGTGACCGGGCACCCGATCCCGGCCGTCGTCGCGCCGCGCCGGGCCGGGGACCCGGCGGTGCTGGTGGCATCGAGCGAGCAGGCCGCGCAGCAGCTGGGCTGGAAGCCGTCGCGCACCGCGATCGCCGAGATCGTCGCCGACGCCTGGGAGTTCGCCCGGTCCCGGTGA
- the istA gene encoding IS21 family transposase, whose translation MLSVEDWAEIRRLHRAEGVPIKEIARRLGVARNTVRSALRAPGPPKRERGPRGSLADAVEPQVRALLAQFPRMPATVIAERIGWEHSLTVLKDRIRQIRPEYVGIDPVDRVAYAPGEITQCDLWFPETTIPVGPGQERVLPVLVMTLGYSRFLSATMIPSRQAGDILSGMWQLISDVGRVTRTLVWDRESAIGGTGRVSAPAAAFAGTLATRIRLAPPRDPEFKGLVERNNGYFETSFLPGRRFASPADFNHQIDDWLARANTRTVRAIGGRPVDVLAHDYAAMTPLPPLDPPIGLAQRIRLARDYYVRVDANDYSVDPQMIGRFVDVAASPREVVVYCAGQVVARHDRSWARHAVITDPAHQHTAAAMRRALAHDRNTRQAAARRHLDGHPVTLRALPDYDALFGVDFVSTAEEASSS comes from the coding sequence GTGTTGTCGGTGGAGGACTGGGCCGAGATCCGTCGTCTGCATCGGGCCGAGGGTGTCCCGATCAAGGAGATCGCCCGCCGGCTGGGGGTGGCCCGCAACACGGTGCGCTCCGCGTTGCGGGCGCCGGGCCCGCCGAAGCGGGAACGGGGCCCGCGGGGATCGCTGGCGGATGCGGTCGAGCCGCAGGTGCGGGCATTGCTGGCGCAGTTCCCACGCATGCCGGCCACGGTGATCGCAGAGCGGATCGGGTGGGAGCACTCGCTGACCGTGCTCAAGGACCGGATCCGCCAGATCCGCCCCGAGTATGTCGGGATCGACCCGGTCGACCGGGTCGCCTACGCACCGGGCGAGATCACCCAGTGCGACCTGTGGTTCCCCGAGACCACGATCCCCGTCGGCCCAGGCCAGGAACGGGTCCTACCGGTGCTGGTGATGACGCTGGGCTACTCGCGGTTCTTGTCCGCGACGATGATCCCCTCGCGCCAGGCCGGGGACATCCTGTCCGGGATGTGGCAGCTGATCAGCGACGTCGGGCGGGTGACCCGCACGCTGGTCTGGGACCGGGAGTCTGCGATCGGCGGGACCGGGCGGGTCTCGGCACCGGCCGCTGCGTTCGCCGGCACTCTGGCCACCCGGATCCGGCTTGCCCCACCGCGGGATCCGGAGTTCAAGGGGCTGGTCGAACGCAACAACGGCTACTTCGAGACCTCGTTCCTGCCCGGACGTCGCTTCGCCTCCCCAGCCGACTTCAACCACCAGATCGACGACTGGCTGGCCCGGGCCAACACCCGCACCGTCCGAGCGATCGGCGGCCGCCCGGTGGACGTGCTCGCCCACGACTACGCGGCGATGACTCCGCTGCCGCCGCTGGACCCGCCGATCGGGCTGGCCCAGCGGATCCGGCTGGCACGGGACTACTACGTCCGCGTCGATGCCAACGACTACTCCGTGGATCCGCAGATGATCGGCCGGTTCGTCGATGTCGCCGCCTCACCGCGCGAGGTCGTCGTCTACTGCGCCGGCCAGGTCGTCGCCCGTCACGACCGCAGCTGGGCCCGCCACGCGGTGATCACCGACCCGGCGCACCAGCACACCGCCGCGGCGATGCGCCGCGCCCTGGCCCACGACCGCAACACCCGACAGGCCGCAGCACGCCGTCACCTCGACGGCCACCCGGTGACCCTGCGCGCACTGCCCGACTACGACGCCCTGTTCGGTGTCGACTTCGTCTCCACTGCCGAGGAAGCGAGCAGCTCATGA
- a CDS encoding FGGY-family carbohydrate kinase yields the protein MRVYMGVDIGTSGSKGVLVDAGGRVLARTDRAHDTAQPVPGHVEHDAEAVWWGDFVAIVRELLPALDDGAGLAGLGVSGIGPTLLPADGDGRPLRPAILYGVDTRAGAEIDELNAELGVDAILARAGTPLSSQAVGPKWRWLARHEPEVFARTEMFLMCSSYLVHRLTGEYVLDHHSASQCDPMYDLTAADWAPDWAERTAPGITLPRLLWPTEVAGRVTAAAAAATGLPEGLPVTAGTVDAWAEATSAGVTGAGEVMVMYGTTMFLIEVIDRPHPHPAMWTTRGVEPGSFTLAAGMATSGAITNWLRDLTGEGFTELVAEAAEVPPGSGGLLLLPYFAGERTPLFDPDARGVLAGLTTGHTRGEVYRAALEGIAHGVRHNLEVMRSAGGGTKRLVAVGGGVQGGLWTRIVTDVTGVPQDVPEQTVGAALGDAWLAAVATGAEPRLRDWNPVVRTIEPDPAAREVYDRFHPHYRSLYTATRETAHFLADERRRSYRP from the coding sequence ATGCGCGTGTATATGGGCGTCGACATCGGCACGTCGGGTTCGAAGGGCGTCCTCGTCGACGCCGGCGGCCGGGTGCTGGCCCGGACCGACCGGGCACACGACACCGCGCAGCCGGTGCCCGGCCACGTCGAGCACGACGCCGAGGCCGTCTGGTGGGGCGACTTCGTCGCGATCGTGCGGGAGCTGCTGCCCGCCCTCGACGACGGCGCCGGGCTCGCCGGGCTGGGGGTGTCGGGGATCGGGCCGACCCTGCTCCCCGCCGACGGCGACGGCCGCCCGCTGCGCCCGGCCATCCTCTACGGCGTCGACACCCGCGCCGGCGCCGAGATCGACGAGCTGAACGCGGAGCTGGGCGTCGACGCGATCCTGGCCCGGGCAGGGACACCGCTCTCGTCGCAGGCGGTGGGGCCGAAGTGGCGGTGGCTGGCCCGGCACGAACCGGAGGTGTTCGCGCGCACCGAGATGTTCCTGATGTGCTCGTCGTACCTGGTGCACCGGCTCACCGGCGAGTACGTGCTCGACCACCACTCGGCCAGCCAGTGCGACCCGATGTACGACCTGACCGCCGCGGACTGGGCGCCCGACTGGGCCGAGCGCACCGCCCCGGGCATCACGCTGCCCCGGCTGCTGTGGCCGACCGAGGTCGCCGGGCGGGTGACCGCGGCGGCGGCCGCCGCGACCGGTCTGCCGGAGGGGCTGCCGGTCACCGCCGGCACCGTCGACGCGTGGGCCGAGGCCACCAGCGCCGGCGTCACCGGCGCCGGGGAGGTGATGGTCATGTACGGGACGACGATGTTCCTCATCGAGGTCATCGACCGTCCGCACCCGCACCCGGCGATGTGGACGACCCGCGGCGTCGAACCGGGTTCGTTCACCCTGGCCGCCGGGATGGCGACCTCCGGGGCGATCACGAACTGGCTGCGCGATCTCACCGGGGAGGGGTTCACCGAGCTCGTCGCCGAGGCCGCCGAGGTGCCGCCGGGCAGCGGCGGGCTGCTGCTGCTCCCCTACTTCGCCGGGGAACGGACCCCGCTGTTCGACCCGGATGCCCGCGGCGTCCTCGCCGGGCTGACCACCGGGCACACCCGCGGCGAGGTCTACCGGGCCGCGCTGGAGGGCATCGCGCACGGCGTGCGGCACAACCTGGAGGTCATGCGGTCCGCGGGCGGCGGCACGAAGCGCCTGGTCGCCGTGGGCGGCGGGGTACAGGGCGGGCTGTGGACCCGGATCGTCACCGACGTGACCGGGGTCCCGCAGGACGTGCCGGAGCAGACCGTCGGCGCCGCGCTCGGCGACGCGTGGCTGGCCGCCGTCGCGACCGGGGCCGAGCCGCGGCTGCGCGACTGGAACCCGGTCGTCCGCACGATCGAGCCGGACCCGGCGGCCCGCGAGGTGTACGACCGCTTCCACCCGCACTACCGCTCGCTCTACACCGCCACCCGGGAGACCGCGCACTTCCTCGCCGACGAGCGGAGACGCTCCTACCGGCCGTGA
- a CDS encoding sugar phosphate isomerase/epimerase family protein, whose protein sequence is MVLLGLASVTFRERSVPDVVRLAVDAGSEVVEWAGDRHVRPGDRAAASAARGACAGAGLRIGTYGSYHKAGASDPEAFAAVVATATELGAPRVRVWAGTAASADVSPVERAATVDALRRCADAVAEQGMGLLVEHHVESLTDGLDTALALRAEVDHPALVTHWQPRELPDTDACLAEVRALRPRTVHAFSWGADGYTERLPLADRADLWAPVLTELSAQSREDGTDTEVLLEFVPGDTAASLLRDAAALRDLRAGRDLAGAR, encoded by the coding sequence ATGGTGCTTCTGGGGTTGGCGTCGGTCACCTTCCGTGAGAGATCCGTACCGGACGTCGTGCGCCTGGCGGTCGACGCCGGGTCCGAGGTCGTGGAGTGGGCCGGGGACCGGCACGTCCGTCCCGGTGACCGGGCCGCGGCGTCCGCGGCCCGCGGTGCGTGCGCGGGCGCCGGGCTGCGGATCGGGACCTACGGCAGCTACCACAAGGCCGGGGCGTCGGACCCCGAGGCGTTCGCCGCCGTCGTCGCGACGGCGACCGAGCTCGGCGCCCCGCGGGTGCGGGTCTGGGCCGGGACCGCGGCCTCGGCCGACGTGTCGCCCGTCGAGCGCGCCGCGACGGTGGACGCGCTGCGGCGCTGTGCCGACGCCGTCGCCGAGCAGGGGATGGGGCTGCTCGTGGAGCACCACGTCGAGTCCCTCACCGACGGGCTCGACACCGCGCTGGCGCTGCGTGCCGAGGTCGACCACCCCGCCCTGGTGACCCACTGGCAGCCGCGCGAGCTGCCCGACACCGACGCCTGCCTGGCCGAGGTCCGCGCGCTGCGCCCGCGGACCGTGCACGCGTTCTCCTGGGGGGCCGACGGCTACACCGAGCGGCTGCCGCTCGCCGACCGAGCCGACCTGTGGGCCCCGGTGCTCACCGAGCTCTCCGCGCAGTCCCGCGAGGACGGCACCGACACCGAGGTGCTGCTGGAGTTCGTCCCCGGCGACACCGCCGCCTCCCTGCTCCGCGACGCCGCCGCGCTGCGCGACCTGCGGGCCGGACGCGACCTGGCCGGTGCGCGATGA
- a CDS encoding glycerophosphodiester phosphodiesterase translates to MRRLLGTLLVPAALLATATVALADTDRPRTGPEVVAHRGASADAPENTLAAADEALAQRADAVEVDVQRTADGHLVLVHDATLARTTDVERVFPTRALAPVGTFTLAELRRLDAGSWFSPAFAGERVPTLAEFADRLRGRADLLVELKDPARYPGVEKEVAYEVDGLRSGVVVQSFDHDAMRRFAEAAPEIPAGWLFGGRPTTAQLDDAAAHGVTQINPSFRVVDAALVAEVRARGMQTGVYTVNDTNDMRRVAATGVDRIITDRPRVLRKVLSG, encoded by the coding sequence GTGCGACGCCTGCTCGGTACCCTTCTTGTCCCCGCTGCCCTCCTCGCGACGGCCACGGTCGCCCTCGCCGACACCGACCGTCCCCGGACCGGCCCGGAGGTCGTCGCGCACCGCGGCGCCTCCGCCGACGCCCCGGAGAACACCCTCGCCGCCGCCGACGAGGCGCTGGCCCAGCGGGCCGACGCCGTCGAGGTTGACGTCCAGCGCACCGCCGACGGCCACCTCGTGCTCGTGCACGACGCCACGCTCGCCCGCACCACCGACGTCGAACGGGTCTTCCCCACCCGCGCCCTGGCGCCCGTCGGCACGTTCACCCTCGCCGAGCTGCGCCGCCTCGACGCCGGGTCGTGGTTCTCCCCCGCCTTCGCCGGGGAGCGCGTCCCGACCCTCGCCGAGTTCGCCGACCGGCTCCGCGGCCGCGCGGACCTGCTGGTCGAGCTGAAGGACCCGGCGCGGTACCCGGGCGTGGAGAAGGAGGTCGCCTACGAGGTCGACGGCCTCCGCTCGGGTGTCGTCGTGCAGTCCTTCGACCACGACGCGATGCGCCGCTTCGCCGAGGCCGCCCCGGAGATCCCGGCCGGATGGCTGTTCGGCGGGCGCCCGACCACGGCACAGCTCGACGACGCCGCCGCCCACGGGGTCACCCAGATCAACCCGTCGTTCCGGGTCGTCGACGCCGCCCTGGTCGCCGAGGTCCGGGCGCGCGGGATGCAGACCGGCGTCTACACGGTCAACGACACCAACGACATGCGGCGGGTCGCGGCCACCGGGGTGGACAGGATCATCACCGACCGGCCCCGGGTGCTGCGGAAGGTGCTCTCCGGCTGA
- a CDS encoding M23 family metallopeptidase, translating into MARHRSPRSRRTSLAIPAPQLAVAGIGAPVGSFPAGPYVRRARDIRTEDGSRWSASTRIAAAVVAVGGIAATAHATVGSGDLSAAVTSWFDTAGSSSVSNQNAALPATVPAPRSAADTATSPIADPATIASLAAPAAAPSAAARTVAAADTGRARAASAVQAATASVDQVRKAAEERARAVEAARAAGATGALQSASAGGAVSIVTGRVTSGFGSRWGTQHMGLDIAAPIGTPIHVPLAGTVISSGPASGFGMWVRVRHSDGTVTVYGHINRSLVSVGQKVAAGQQIAEVGNRGQSTGPHLHIEVVDPSGTKINPKPWLDANGFRYT; encoded by the coding sequence GTGGCACGGCATCGCTCCCCCCGGAGCCGTCGGACGAGCCTCGCGATCCCGGCCCCGCAGCTCGCGGTGGCCGGGATCGGGGCCCCGGTCGGCTCGTTCCCCGCAGGTCCGTACGTCCGGCGCGCCCGTGACATCCGGACCGAGGACGGTTCGCGCTGGTCGGCGTCCACCCGGATCGCCGCCGCCGTCGTCGCGGTGGGCGGCATCGCGGCCACCGCCCATGCGACCGTCGGCTCCGGCGACCTGTCCGCGGCCGTGACGTCCTGGTTCGACACGGCGGGATCGTCGTCCGTGTCGAACCAGAACGCCGCCCTTCCCGCCACCGTGCCCGCGCCCCGGTCCGCCGCGGACACCGCGACCTCCCCGATCGCGGACCCGGCCACCATCGCCTCGCTCGCCGCCCCGGCCGCCGCCCCCTCCGCGGCCGCGCGCACCGTCGCCGCCGCGGACACCGGCCGTGCCAGGGCCGCCTCCGCGGTCCAGGCCGCCACCGCCTCGGTCGACCAGGTCCGCAAGGCCGCCGAGGAGCGCGCCCGGGCGGTGGAGGCCGCCCGCGCCGCGGGCGCCACCGGCGCGCTGCAGTCCGCGTCCGCGGGCGGTGCGGTGTCGATCGTGACCGGCCGGGTCACCTCGGGCTTCGGATCCCGCTGGGGCACCCAGCACATGGGGCTCGACATCGCCGCGCCGATCGGTACCCCGATCCACGTGCCGCTCGCCGGCACCGTCATCAGCTCCGGCCCGGCCAGCGGGTTCGGCATGTGGGTCCGGGTCCGGCACTCCGACGGCACGGTCACCGTCTACGGCCACATCAACCGCTCGCTGGTCTCGGTCGGCCAGAAGGTGGCGGCGGGCCAGCAGATCGCCGAGGTCGGCAACCGCGGCCAGTCCACCGGCCCGCACCTGCACATCGAGGTCGTGGACCCGAGCGGAACCAAGATCAACCCGAAGCCGTGGCTCGACGCGAACGGGTTCCGCTACACCTGA
- a CDS encoding SGNH/GDSL hydrolase family protein has product MRRLLVPLLTCALLVVLAPAALADPAPAVAAAAAVRYVALGDSYAAGVGARPDPATGDCRRSAASYPALWAARHDPASFVSVACSGATSGEVIARQVRTVSADTTLVTITVGGNDTGFGPVLAVCSTARDDETCLRAIRGGERAARWIAPGGLISTIVGVRLQAPGAKILVLGYPRLFEPGPDCDVPGVPNAVRREALNRAADTLDAALADAAGRFRGQFVDVRAAFAGHGVCSADPWITPPPASAPAVYHPTPQGYRDGYLPAFEAAVTRP; this is encoded by the coding sequence GTGCGCCGCCTCCTGGTCCCCCTGCTGACGTGCGCGTTGCTGGTCGTCCTGGCGCCGGCGGCACTCGCCGACCCGGCACCGGCCGTCGCGGCCGCGGCCGCCGTCCGGTACGTCGCGCTCGGCGATTCCTACGCCGCGGGCGTCGGGGCCCGGCCGGACCCGGCCACCGGCGACTGCCGCCGCAGCGCCGCGTCCTACCCGGCACTGTGGGCGGCCCGCCACGACCCGGCGTCGTTCGTCAGCGTCGCGTGCAGCGGCGCCACCAGTGGCGAGGTGATCGCCCGGCAGGTGCGCACCGTCTCCGCCGACACCACCCTGGTGACGATCACCGTCGGCGGCAACGACACCGGGTTCGGGCCGGTCCTGGCCGTCTGCAGCACCGCCCGCGACGACGAGACCTGCCTGCGCGCCATCCGAGGCGGGGAGCGCGCCGCCCGCTGGATCGCTCCCGGCGGGCTGATCTCGACGATCGTCGGGGTCCGGCTGCAGGCCCCCGGGGCGAAGATCCTGGTCCTGGGCTACCCGCGACTGTTCGAGCCGGGCCCCGACTGCGACGTCCCCGGCGTCCCGAACGCCGTCCGCCGGGAGGCGCTGAACCGGGCCGCCGACACCCTCGACGCCGCCCTCGCCGACGCAGCCGGACGCTTCCGGGGCCAGTTCGTCGACGTCCGCGCCGCGTTCGCCGGACACGGGGTCTGCTCCGCCGACCCGTGGATCACTCCCCCGCCGGCGTCGGCCCCGGCCGTTTACCACCCGACCCCCCAGGGTTACCGCGACGGTTACCTGCCCGCGTTCGAGGCAGCCGTCACCCGACCCTGA
- the istB gene encoding IS21-like element helper ATPase IstB, which yields MTTTPPKITTDPAGSSGPAGPVLAAVPDGLPAMIAYLTRVLKTPTIAASWEQLAAQAREENWSHEEYLGALLQRQVADRESKGTVMRIRTAHFPQVKTLEDFNLDHLPSLRRDILAHLATSTFVAKCENVILLGPPGIGKTHLAIGLGVKAAHAGYSVLFDTASNWITRLAAAHQSGRLEAELKKIRRYKLIIIDEVGYIPFDQDAANLFFQLIASRYEQGSVMVTSNLPFGRWGETFSDDVVAAAMIDRLVHHAEVLTLSGDSYRTRARRELLAKHNRASND from the coding sequence ATGACAACCACACCACCGAAGATCACCACCGACCCCGCTGGGAGCTCGGGGCCGGCCGGTCCGGTGCTGGCCGCGGTCCCCGACGGACTGCCGGCGATGATCGCCTACCTGACCCGGGTCCTGAAGACCCCGACCATCGCGGCCAGCTGGGAACAGCTTGCCGCCCAGGCCCGTGAGGAGAACTGGTCGCACGAGGAGTATCTGGGCGCGCTGCTGCAGCGCCAGGTCGCCGACCGCGAGTCCAAGGGCACGGTCATGCGGATCCGCACCGCGCACTTCCCCCAGGTCAAGACCTTGGAGGACTTCAACCTCGACCATCTGCCCTCGCTGCGCCGCGACATCCTGGCCCACCTGGCCACGAGCACGTTCGTCGCCAAGTGCGAGAACGTGATCCTGCTCGGCCCGCCCGGGATCGGGAAGACCCACCTCGCGATCGGGCTCGGCGTCAAAGCCGCCCACGCCGGCTACTCGGTCCTGTTCGACACCGCCAGCAACTGGATCACCAGACTCGCCGCCGCGCACCAGAGCGGCCGGCTCGAGGCCGAGCTGAAGAAGATCCGCCGCTACAAACTGATCATCATCGACGAGGTCGGCTACATCCCGTTCGACCAGGACGCAGCGAACCTGTTCTTCCAGCTCATCGCTTCCCGCTATGAACAAGGCAGCGTCATGGTCACCAGCAATCTGCCCTTCGGCCGCTGGGGCGAGACCTTCTCCGACGACGTCGTCGCCGCAGCCATGATCGACCGCCTCGTCCACCACGCCGAAGTCCTGACCCTGTCCGGGGACTCCTACCGCACCCGCGCCCGACGCGAGCTCCTGGCCAAACACAACCGCGCCAGCAACGACTGA
- a CDS encoding DUF4192 domain-containing protein: protein MTACTQPEPAPPPPGTADPPDPGPPEPFGPPPRLESPAELIAAIPVLLGFHPRDSLVLVSLTGSRHGDGVGLTVRVDLPRSSASARRVCQEAVGVLTGERPARALALVVRDPGPGGPSPRRSRRDMGSAARRALLDAGIEPVAVLWATGTGAGDRWGCFDQPCACGGILPDPASTALGVTAAVRDGRAVLPDRAAVLAPLDGDAGARRRRARLRDTGAAPARVSAAVGTALLDACLDEAAASRLVVDDRLALALCGALDVGDVRDEALRRCLGGRAADAEQLWAVLAAALPSPQRAHPLALLAVCALLRGDGALATGAVQRALAERPDHVLAGVVASSLHGTRDPRSPAARWAGPRGLRRLLTAMLDPDATDDPAAR from the coding sequence ATGACCGCCTGCACCCAGCCCGAACCCGCCCCGCCGCCGCCCGGGACGGCGGACCCGCCCGACCCCGGTCCACCGGAGCCGTTCGGCCCGCCGCCGCGGCTGGAGAGCCCCGCCGAGCTGATCGCCGCGATCCCGGTGCTGCTCGGGTTCCACCCCCGGGACTCGCTGGTCCTCGTCTCGCTCACCGGCTCGCGTCACGGGGACGGGGTCGGGCTCACCGTGCGGGTCGACCTCCCGCGCTCGTCGGCCTCGGCACGCCGGGTGTGCCAGGAGGCGGTCGGGGTGCTCACCGGCGAACGGCCGGCCCGGGCACTGGCACTGGTCGTGCGCGACCCGGGCCCGGGCGGGCCGAGCCCGCGCCGGAGCCGCCGGGACATGGGGTCCGCCGCGCGGCGGGCGCTGCTCGACGCCGGGATCGAGCCCGTCGCGGTGCTCTGGGCGACGGGCACCGGGGCGGGGGACCGCTGGGGCTGTTTCGACCAGCCCTGCGCCTGCGGCGGCATCCTGCCCGACCCGGCGTCGACCGCCCTGGGGGTCACGGCCGCGGTCCGCGACGGCCGGGCCGTCCTGCCCGACCGCGCTGCGGTGCTCGCCCCGCTCGACGGCGACGCCGGCGCCCGCCGCCGCCGGGCCCGACTGCGCGACACCGGCGCCGCGCCCGCCAGGGTCTCCGCCGCGGTCGGCACCGCGCTGCTCGACGCCTGCCTGGACGAGGCCGCCGCGAGCCGGCTCGTCGTCGACGACCGGCTGGCGTTGGCGCTGTGCGGCGCCCTCGACGTCGGTGACGTGCGTGACGAGGCACTGCGCCGCTGCCTGGGCGGCCGCGCGGCGGACGCCGAACAGCTGTGGGCGGTACTGGCCGCGGCCCTGCCGTCACCGCAGCGGGCCCACCCGCTGGCGCTGCTCGCGGTGTGCGCCCTGCTGCGCGGTGACGGTGCGCTCGCGACCGGGGCGGTGCAGCGTGCGCTGGCCGAGCGGCCCGACCACGTGCTCGCCGGGGTGGTGGCGAGCAGCCTGCACGGCACGCGTGACCCGCGCTCACCCGCCGCGCGGTGGGCGGGCCCGCGCGGACTGCGGCGGCTGCTCACCGCGATGCTCGACCCGGACGCGACCGACGACCCGGCCGCCCGGTGA